In Amia ocellicauda isolate fAmiCal2 chromosome 3, fAmiCal2.hap1, whole genome shotgun sequence, the DNA window GCACTTCTGTCTTAGTTTGCTCTAATTCGTTCAAATTAAAGCCACCTCTGTAGCAGTGGTCAAGCAGAGTGCTGATTCGGATAAGTTTTTGGGTTGCGTGGTTGTCATATTTGGCGTCTAATTCCTCCAAGATGCCAGTCTTAATTTTTTTACTCAGCTGTGTGTCATCATCGGTTTCCGTTAAAACGCGGCATGTGTGTTGTAGCGCTGGGGTGACAGCTGAAACAGTAACATAAGTTTCTCCTGCCAAAACATCGGTCAAGTCTGCTACAGGCTTCAGTCCATTGTTCACAGACTCCAGAACTGAAATATCTTGCCACGTTAAGTTTGGTAGTGGACATCGGCTTTTGTCATCCGCAAAGACCCTTCGTATTGCTGGAGTCTGCTCCAGAATCCTTTCTGTCCTCTTCAGCTTCGAGCCCCAGCACATTGGACAGTCctacaaataattaataaacaatataaataacattcctatttaaatttgtttaaaaattgatgtggaaaaaagtgtctGTTTTTATATCAATCTTTTCATTTAAGATAGattatagattatatatattttttaagatttAAGATACGTTTTGTATTCTGTAATTCTAATGTGTATCTTATGATGGCGTTTTAGTGTcacgtaaaaataaaaaaggcgtAATATTTTGAGAATAAATTCAAAATTTAatcattattaatgtattgtattataagtacatattacatgtatatatgtatagctgaagctgttctgaatccatagataCCTCATATGTGTCAATAGCAT includes these proteins:
- the LOC136747281 gene encoding zinc finger BED domain-containing protein 4-like isoform X1, translating into MWHLWIHKSVSYGYMQDCPMCWGSKLKRTERILEQTPAIRRVFADDKSRCPLPNLTWQDISVLESVNNGLKPVADLTDVLAGETYVTVSAVTPALQHTCRVLTETDDDTQLSKKIKTGILEELDAKYDNHATQKLIRISTLLDHCYRGGFNLNELEQTKTEVLDAIIQCHRMKNLENTEEQKASTSAQEVPSKKKKNTLSDLLGKTKKPPTSEAERVAAELVAYLLEDVIDGEENPLAWWKNNESRFPLMSLVT
- the LOC136747281 gene encoding zinc finger BED domain-containing protein 4-like isoform X2, with the translated sequence MCWGSKLKRTERILEQTPAIRRVFADDKSRCPLPNLTWQDISVLESVNNGLKPVADLTDVLAGETYVTVSAVTPALQHTCRVLTETDDDTQLSKKIKTGILEELDAKYDNHATQKLIRISTLLDHCYRGGFNLNELEQTKTEVLDAIIQCHRMKNLENTEEQKASTSAQEVPSKKKKNTLSDLLGKTKKPPTSEAERVAAELVAYLLEDVIDGEENPLAWWKNNESRFPLMSLVT